In Nocardioides conyzicola, one genomic interval encodes:
- a CDS encoding bifunctional glycosyltransferase family 2/GtrA family protein yields MTAAQPWESGRPETATATTMLEVVIPVYNEERDLAASVLGVRRYLASLPWTFRVTIADNASTDGTAVIARRLAHTYDDVRVVHLAEKGRGRALKRVWSGSDATVLVYMDVDLSTDLKALLPLVAPLISGHSDLAIGTRLGHGSRVQRGPKRELISRGYNLLLRGTLRAHFTDAQCGFKAIRADVAREVLPLVEDNAWFFDTELLVLAERAGLRIHEVPVDWVDDPDSTVDIVRTAIDDVRGIVRVGRGLMSGRLPVSDVAERLGRASADAGSGRLGMQVAMFALVGVASTLAYAVLFLLLRGATSPFTANLLALLLTAVANTAVNRRLTFGVRGRQGAVRHQLRGLIVFAIGLGVTSGSLWLLHATGSPSAAAEVVVLTVANLVVTVMRFVAMRAWVFARRTRAPGAPESRPAPGVS; encoded by the coding sequence GTGACCGCGGCCCAGCCCTGGGAGTCCGGGCGGCCCGAGACCGCGACGGCCACCACGATGCTGGAGGTGGTGATCCCGGTCTACAACGAGGAGCGGGACCTCGCGGCGTCCGTGCTCGGGGTGCGTCGCTACCTCGCGTCCCTGCCCTGGACCTTCCGGGTGACGATCGCGGACAACGCCAGCACCGACGGCACCGCCGTGATCGCCCGCCGGCTGGCGCACACGTACGACGACGTCCGGGTGGTCCACCTCGCGGAGAAGGGCCGCGGCCGGGCCCTGAAGCGGGTGTGGAGCGGGTCCGACGCCACCGTGCTCGTCTACATGGACGTCGACCTGTCCACGGACCTCAAGGCGTTGCTGCCCCTGGTGGCGCCGTTGATCAGCGGCCACTCGGACCTCGCGATCGGCACCCGTCTCGGCCACGGGTCGCGGGTCCAGCGCGGGCCGAAGCGGGAGCTGATCTCGCGCGGCTACAACCTGCTGCTGCGCGGCACCCTCCGCGCCCACTTCACCGACGCGCAGTGCGGCTTCAAGGCGATCCGCGCCGACGTCGCCCGCGAGGTGCTGCCACTGGTCGAGGACAACGCCTGGTTCTTCGACACCGAGCTCCTGGTGCTCGCCGAGCGGGCCGGGCTGCGGATCCACGAGGTCCCGGTCGACTGGGTCGACGACCCCGACAGCACCGTCGACATCGTGCGGACGGCGATCGACGACGTGCGCGGCATCGTCCGCGTCGGCCGGGGCCTGATGTCGGGACGGCTGCCCGTCTCCGACGTGGCGGAGCGGCTGGGCCGCGCGTCCGCCGACGCCGGCAGCGGCCGGCTGGGCATGCAGGTGGCGATGTTCGCGCTCGTCGGCGTCGCGTCCACCCTGGCGTACGCCGTCCTCTTCCTGCTGCTGCGCGGAGCGACGTCGCCGTTCACCGCCAACCTGCTCGCGCTGCTGCTGACGGCGGTCGCCAACACGGCGGTCAACCGGCGGCTCACGTTCGGGGTCCGCGGCCGGCAGGGGGCGGTGCGGCACCAGCTGCGGGGGCTGATCGTCTTCGCGATCGGGCTGGGCGTCACCAGCGGGTCGCTCTGGCTGCTGCACGCCACCGGGTCCCCGAGCGCCGCGGCCGAGGTGGTGGTGCTGACGGTGGCCAACCTGGTGGTGACGGTGATGCGCTTCGTCGCCATGCGGGCCTGGGTGTTCGCCCGCCGGACCCGAGCACCGGGCGCCCCCGAGTCGCGCCCGGCGCCGGGGGTCAGCTGA
- a CDS encoding glycosyltransferase family 39 protein: MTATLTHPETTTPEAGPPPRPRRDYYRPALAALLIATGVLYLWGLSSSGWANSFYSAAAQAGSESWKAFFFGSSDAASSITVDKTPLALWPMALSVKVFGLSSWSILVPQAIEGVLAVWLLTATVRRTTGVAWAGLLSGAAMALTPVAVLMFRFNNPDSMLVLLMVAAAYAVLRAVEDGVRHPVRWMALAGALVGMGFLTKMLQVFLVLPAFGLVYLVAGQPRVLKRMGHLLVAFGTMIATAGWWIAIVSLWPAASRPYIGGSQDNSILELTLGYNGFGRLSGDETGSVGGGGAGGTGGSMWGETGIGRLFTSEIGGQIAWLLPAALVLLVGGLWLTARRPRTDRVRAGLLLWGGWLLVTGLTFSFMAGIFHAYYTVALAPAVAALIGIGAALVRQHRHSWEAGPIAAVAIAATTITAFLLLGRSADFVPWLRWVVLPVGVLAAAALTGLRWLPRRLAAAAAVVAVLASLAGPAAYAVQTASTAHTGSIPTAGPTVAGGGFGGPGGGGGRGMGGPPGMQQGQAPTGQAPTGQAPTGGQRPQGVGGGAGGLLSSSEPSAELQALLTTDADDYTWVAAAVGSNSAAGYQLATEEPVMAIGGFNGSDPSPTLAEFQQYVADGQVHYFIGGSGFGQSMGGSSASSDIAAWVADNFTATTVDGVTIYDLTTGTSS, from the coding sequence ATGACCGCCACGCTGACCCATCCCGAGACCACGACGCCCGAGGCCGGCCCGCCGCCACGGCCGAGGCGCGACTACTACCGGCCCGCGCTCGCCGCGCTGCTGATCGCCACCGGCGTGCTCTACCTCTGGGGGCTGTCGTCCTCGGGGTGGGCCAACAGCTTCTACTCGGCGGCGGCGCAGGCCGGGTCCGAGTCGTGGAAGGCGTTCTTCTTCGGCTCGTCCGACGCGGCCAGCTCGATCACCGTCGACAAGACCCCGCTGGCGCTCTGGCCGATGGCCCTGTCGGTGAAGGTGTTCGGCCTGTCCTCCTGGTCGATCCTGGTCCCCCAGGCGATCGAGGGCGTCCTCGCGGTCTGGCTGCTGACGGCGACGGTCCGGCGTACGACGGGCGTCGCCTGGGCGGGGCTGCTCAGCGGCGCCGCGATGGCGCTGACGCCGGTCGCCGTGCTGATGTTCCGCTTCAACAACCCGGACTCGATGCTCGTGCTGCTGATGGTCGCGGCGGCGTACGCCGTGCTGCGGGCCGTCGAGGACGGCGTCCGGCACCCGGTCCGCTGGATGGCGCTGGCGGGCGCCCTGGTCGGGATGGGCTTCCTCACCAAGATGCTGCAGGTCTTCCTGGTGCTGCCGGCGTTCGGCCTCGTCTACCTGGTGGCCGGCCAGCCGCGGGTGCTCAAGCGGATGGGGCACCTGCTGGTGGCGTTCGGGACGATGATCGCCACCGCCGGCTGGTGGATCGCGATCGTGTCCCTGTGGCCGGCCGCGAGCCGCCCCTACATCGGCGGCTCGCAGGACAACTCGATCCTCGAGCTCACGCTCGGCTACAACGGCTTCGGCCGCCTCAGCGGCGACGAGACCGGCTCCGTCGGCGGCGGAGGAGCCGGCGGGACCGGCGGCTCCATGTGGGGCGAGACCGGCATCGGCCGGCTCTTCACCAGCGAGATCGGCGGCCAGATCGCCTGGCTGCTGCCGGCCGCGCTGGTGCTGCTCGTCGGCGGGCTCTGGCTCACCGCCCGCCGGCCGCGCACCGACCGGGTGCGCGCCGGGCTGCTCCTCTGGGGCGGCTGGCTCCTGGTCACCGGGCTGACCTTCAGCTTCATGGCCGGCATCTTCCACGCCTACTACACCGTGGCCCTCGCACCGGCCGTCGCCGCGCTCATCGGCATCGGCGCCGCCCTGGTCCGGCAGCACCGCCACTCGTGGGAGGCGGGTCCGATCGCGGCCGTCGCGATCGCGGCCACCACGATCACGGCGTTCCTCCTGCTCGGCCGCAGCGCCGACTTCGTACCGTGGCTGCGCTGGGTCGTCCTCCCGGTCGGCGTCCTCGCCGCGGCCGCGCTCACCGGCCTACGCTGGCTGCCCCGGCGCCTTGCGGCGGCGGCCGCCGTCGTCGCCGTGCTCGCCTCCCTGGCCGGCCCCGCGGCGTACGCCGTGCAGACGGCCTCGACCGCGCACACCGGCTCGATCCCGACGGCCGGACCGACCGTCGCAGGCGGTGGCTTCGGCGGCCCCGGCGGCGGCGGCGGCCGTGGGATGGGTGGCCCGCCCGGCATGCAGCAGGGCCAGGCACCCACCGGCCAGGCACCCACCGGCCAGGCACCGACCGGAGGCCAGCGCCCCCAGGGCGTTGGCGGCGGCGCCGGCGGCCTGCTCAGCAGCAGCGAGCCCAGCGCCGAGCTGCAGGCACTGCTCACCACGGATGCCGACGACTACACCTGGGTCGCGGCCGCGGTCGGGTCCAACAGCGCCGCCGGCTACCAGCTGGCGACCGAGGAGCCGGTGATGGCGATCGGCGGGTTCAACGGCTCCGACCCGAGCCCGACGCTCGCGGAGTTCCAGCAGTACGTCGCCGACGGCCAGGTCCACTACTTCATCGGCGGCAGCGGGTTCGGCCAGTCGATGGGCGGCAGCAGCGCCAGCAGCGACATCGCCGCCTGGGTGGCGGACAACTTCACCGCCACCACGGTCGACGGGGTCACCATCTACGACCTGACCACGGGGACGTCGTCGTGA
- a CDS encoding deoxyribonuclease IV, with the protein MSEIAIGAHVDQADPIAEAQARNAPHVQFFLGDPQGYKGPEFRYAGGAEGLKADAEAAGIGLYVHAPYIVNVATTNNRIRIPSRKLLQQHVDAAAAIGAKGLIVHGGHVNKDDDPEKGFDNWRKAVEATDLKLPLLIENTAGGDNAMTRYLERIGRVWDAISGTEQADLVGFCLDTCHAHAGGNSLETVVDDVLKITGRIDLVHCNDSRDEFDSGADRHANLGAGKVDPDLLAAVVRDAGAPVVLETPGGATEHVADADWLRGRGL; encoded by the coding sequence ATGAGTGAGATCGCCATCGGAGCCCACGTCGACCAGGCCGACCCGATCGCCGAGGCGCAGGCGCGCAACGCCCCGCACGTGCAGTTCTTCCTGGGCGACCCGCAGGGCTACAAGGGCCCCGAGTTCCGGTACGCCGGCGGCGCGGAGGGCCTCAAGGCCGACGCCGAGGCCGCGGGGATCGGGCTCTACGTGCACGCGCCGTACATCGTCAACGTGGCGACCACCAACAACCGGATCCGGATCCCCAGCCGCAAGCTGCTGCAGCAGCACGTCGACGCCGCGGCCGCGATCGGCGCGAAGGGCCTGATCGTGCACGGCGGCCACGTGAACAAGGACGACGACCCCGAGAAGGGGTTCGACAACTGGCGCAAGGCCGTCGAGGCGACCGACCTCAAGCTGCCGCTGCTGATCGAGAACACCGCCGGCGGCGACAACGCCATGACCCGCTACCTGGAGCGGATCGGCCGGGTCTGGGACGCGATCTCCGGCACCGAGCAGGCCGACCTGGTCGGCTTCTGCCTCGACACCTGCCACGCGCACGCCGGCGGCAACAGCCTGGAGACCGTCGTCGACGACGTCCTGAAGATCACCGGCCGGATCGACCTGGTGCACTGCAACGACAGTCGCGACGAGTTCGACTCCGGCGCCGACCGGCACGCCAACCTCGGCGCCGGCAAGGTCGACCCCGACCTGCTCGCCGCGGTGGTCCGCGACGCCGGAGCACCGGTCGTGCTCGAGACGCCGGGCGGTGCGACCGAGCACGTCGCCGATGCCGACTGGCTCCGCGGGCGGGGTCTCTAG
- a CDS encoding serine/threonine-protein kinase, producing MPAPATTPLAGRYVLLDQVGSGGMGSVWRARDLRSGTLVAAKVLGAHDSATLLRFVREQSLRIRHPHVLTPSGWAADDHRVVFGMDLVHGGSLDELLQETGPLPTSYAALLLDQLLQALAAVHAAGVVHRDVKPANLLLEPSDGPPFLRLGDFGVAVPVEDVRLTRGPAVVGTDGYLAPEQEAGAGPDPRQDLYAAGVVAIQLLTGRPPRPGRAPMVPDGPLRPLLEALVDLDPELRPPTAAAALERLRRIEVPDDGPWPVVPDRLGDPPRPATARWPTVVTAASLVVIAACAAACWLMLR from the coding sequence ATGCCCGCACCCGCCACCACCCCGCTCGCCGGCCGCTACGTGCTGCTCGACCAGGTCGGCTCCGGCGGCATGGGCTCGGTCTGGCGGGCCCGCGACCTGCGGTCCGGCACCCTCGTCGCGGCCAAGGTGCTCGGCGCACACGACAGCGCGACCCTGCTGCGCTTCGTCCGCGAGCAGTCGCTCCGGATCCGGCACCCGCACGTGCTCACGCCGTCCGGCTGGGCCGCCGACGACCACCGGGTCGTGTTCGGCATGGACCTGGTCCACGGTGGCTCGCTCGACGAGCTGCTCCAGGAGACCGGCCCGCTGCCGACGTCGTACGCCGCCCTGCTGCTCGACCAGCTGCTCCAGGCGCTCGCCGCCGTGCACGCGGCCGGGGTCGTGCACCGCGACGTGAAGCCCGCCAACCTGCTCCTCGAGCCCTCCGACGGCCCGCCGTTCCTGCGGCTCGGCGACTTCGGCGTCGCGGTGCCGGTCGAGGACGTCCGGCTGACCCGCGGTCCGGCGGTGGTCGGCACCGACGGCTACCTCGCGCCCGAGCAGGAGGCCGGCGCCGGGCCGGACCCGCGCCAGGACCTGTACGCCGCAGGCGTGGTCGCCATCCAGCTGCTCACCGGACGGCCACCCCGGCCGGGGCGCGCGCCGATGGTGCCCGACGGGCCGCTGCGTCCCCTGCTCGAGGCGCTGGTCGACCTCGACCCCGAGCTCCGCCCGCCCACGGCCGCGGCCGCGCTCGAGCGGCTGCGACGCATCGAGGTCCCCGACGACGGTCCCTGGCCCGTCGTACCGGACCGTCTCGGCGACCCGCCCCGCCCCGCGACCGCCCGGTGGCCGACGGTCGTCACCGCCGCGTCACTCGTCGTGATCGCGGCGTGCGCGGCTGCGTGCTGGCTGATGCTGCGCTGA
- the rpsF gene encoding 30S ribosomal protein S6, translating into MRAYEVMVILDPSIEERTVEGSLDKYLNVIRKDGGSVESVDVWGRRRLAYEVKKNAEGIYAVITLNAEPATVKEFDRQLTLNESILRTKVMRPDAH; encoded by the coding sequence ATGCGTGCCTACGAAGTGATGGTCATCCTTGACCCGAGCATCGAAGAGCGGACCGTCGAAGGTTCGCTCGACAAGTACCTGAACGTGATCCGCAAGGACGGCGGCTCTGTCGAGTCCGTCGACGTGTGGGGACGCCGCCGGCTGGCCTACGAGGTCAAGAAGAACGCCGAAGGCATCTACGCCGTCATCACGTTGAACGCCGAGCCCGCGACGGTCAAGGAGTTCGACCGTCAGCTCACCCTCAACGAGTCGATCCTCCGCACGAAGGTCATGCGTCCCGACGCTCACTGA
- a CDS encoding single-stranded DNA-binding protein translates to MAGETVITVVGNLVDDPELRFTPSGAAVANFRIASTPRTFDRQTNEWKDGDALFLSCSVWRQAAENVAESLQRGMRVVVQGRLKQRSYETREGEKRTVVELEVDEVGPSLAFATAKVTRASRSGGGGGYSSGGQGGGQGGQSRPQSSGGNDPWATPAPAQGGGAPAAPAGDPWGAPGVGSDEPPF, encoded by the coding sequence ATGGCAGGCGAGACCGTCATCACGGTGGTCGGCAACCTCGTCGACGACCCGGAGCTGCGCTTCACCCCCTCGGGTGCGGCCGTGGCCAACTTCCGGATCGCGTCGACGCCGCGCACCTTCGACCGCCAGACCAACGAGTGGAAGGACGGCGACGCGCTGTTCCTCTCCTGCTCGGTCTGGCGCCAGGCCGCGGAGAACGTCGCCGAGTCCCTGCAGCGCGGCATGCGTGTCGTCGTGCAGGGTCGCCTGAAGCAGCGCAGCTACGAGACCCGCGAGGGCGAGAAGCGCACTGTCGTGGAGCTCGAGGTCGACGAGGTCGGCCCGTCGCTGGCGTTCGCCACCGCGAAGGTCACCCGCGCCTCCCGTTCGGGCGGCGGGGGCGGCTACTCCAGTGGCGGCCAGGGCGGTGGGCAGGGCGGACAGTCCCGTCCGCAGTCCTCCGGCGGCAACGACCCGTGGGCCACCCCGGCACCCGCCCAGGGCGGTGGGGCTCCGGCCGCACCGGCCGGCGACCCGTGGGGTGCACCCGGCGTGGGCTCCGACGAGCCCCCGTTCTGA
- the rpsR gene encoding 30S ribosomal protein S18: MAKAVIRKPKKKVCQFCKEKATGVDYKDATLLRKFISDRGKIRARRVTGNCVQHQRDVAIAVKNAREVALLPYTSTGR, translated from the coding sequence ATGGCCAAGGCAGTGATTCGCAAGCCCAAGAAGAAGGTTTGCCAGTTCTGCAAGGAGAAGGCGACCGGCGTCGACTACAAGGACGCCACGCTCCTCCGCAAGTTCATCTCCGACCGCGGCAAGATCCGCGCGCGTCGGGTCACCGGCAACTGCGTCCAGCACCAGCGGGACGTCGCGATCGCGGTCAAGAACGCCCGCGAGGTCGCACTGCTGCCCTACACGTCCACCGGTCGCTGA
- the rplI gene encoding 50S ribosomal protein L9: MKLILTQEITGLGAPGDIVEVKDGYGRNYLVPRGLALRWTRGGEKQIESIKAARSTRAVRDLGHAEEIKTKLEAQPVSVKVRAGAGGRLFGAVTVGEIAEALAETSGEPVDKRTIVVTNPIKALGNHEVAVKLHDGVSATVELNVIPA, translated from the coding sequence ATGAAGCTCATCCTGACCCAGGAAATCACCGGTCTCGGTGCCCCCGGCGACATCGTCGAGGTGAAGGACGGCTACGGCCGCAACTACCTCGTCCCCCGCGGCCTCGCGCTGCGGTGGACCCGCGGTGGCGAGAAGCAGATCGAGTCGATCAAGGCCGCTCGCTCCACGCGCGCCGTGCGCGACCTCGGCCACGCCGAGGAGATCAAGACCAAGCTCGAGGCCCAGCCCGTCAGCGTGAAGGTGCGCGCCGGTGCGGGTGGTCGTCTGTTCGGTGCGGTCACCGTCGGCGAGATCGCCGAGGCCCTCGCCGAGACGTCCGGCGAGCCGGTCGACAAGCGCACGATCGTGGTGACCAACCCGATCAAGGCGCTGGGCAACCACGAGGTGGCCGTGAAGCTCCACGATGGCGTCTCCGCCACCGTCGAGCTGAACGTCATCCCGGCCTGA
- a CDS encoding MATE family efflux transporter gives MTSRAATRDREILRLAVPAFLALVAEPLFLLADAAIVGHLGSPELAGLGIAAVVLQTVIGLCVFLAYGTTGSVARFLGAGDLRGALAQGVDGIWLAIGLGTVVTVAGVVLVGPLVRLFGASDSVTDPAATYLRIAFLGTVPLLVMLAATGVLRGLQDTRTPLVVAVGGNALNIALNLLLVYPVGLGIAGSALGSVLAQVASAVVFVAVVVRAARRHGASLRPDLPGIRAAGRAGVPLVVRTLTLRAAIVLTTYAVTLAAVDARDQEVDLATHQLAMTLWTFLAFTLDAIAIAAQALTGRLLGAGDVVGARETTRRMVRWGAVSGVVTGLLIAAVSPWVGHLFTGDDAVTDLLVPVLLVVALGQPVAGVVFVLDGVLIGAGDGRYLARAGLVTLVAYAPVALLLAAYSAGLVAIWVAFCSVFMGARLVVLVRRAQGDAWLVTGA, from the coding sequence ATGACTAGTCGAGCCGCTACCCGTGACCGCGAGATCCTGCGGCTGGCCGTCCCGGCGTTCCTGGCCCTGGTCGCCGAGCCGCTGTTCCTGCTCGCCGATGCCGCCATCGTCGGTCACCTCGGCTCCCCGGAGCTCGCCGGTCTCGGCATCGCCGCCGTCGTGCTGCAGACCGTGATCGGCCTGTGCGTCTTCCTGGCGTACGGCACCACCGGCAGCGTCGCCCGCTTCCTGGGGGCCGGCGACCTGCGCGGCGCGCTGGCCCAGGGAGTCGACGGGATCTGGCTGGCGATCGGCCTCGGCACGGTCGTCACCGTCGCCGGGGTCGTCCTCGTCGGCCCGCTCGTCCGCCTCTTCGGCGCCTCCGATTCGGTGACCGACCCGGCGGCGACGTACCTGCGGATCGCCTTCCTCGGCACGGTCCCGCTGCTGGTCATGCTGGCCGCGACCGGCGTGCTGCGCGGGCTCCAGGACACCCGGACCCCGCTGGTCGTCGCGGTGGGCGGCAACGCGCTCAACATCGCGCTCAACCTGCTGCTCGTCTACCCCGTCGGGCTCGGCATCGCGGGCTCGGCGCTCGGCTCCGTCCTGGCACAGGTCGCGAGCGCGGTCGTGTTCGTCGCCGTCGTCGTCCGGGCCGCGCGGCGCCACGGCGCCTCCCTGCGCCCGGACCTCCCCGGCATCCGCGCCGCCGGTCGCGCCGGCGTCCCGCTCGTCGTCCGGACGCTGACCCTGCGGGCGGCGATCGTGCTCACGACGTACGCCGTCACGCTGGCGGCCGTCGACGCGCGCGACCAGGAGGTGGACCTGGCCACGCACCAGCTGGCGATGACGCTGTGGACGTTCCTCGCGTTCACCCTGGACGCCATCGCGATCGCCGCGCAGGCGCTGACCGGCCGCCTGCTCGGCGCCGGCGACGTGGTCGGTGCCCGGGAGACGACCCGGCGGATGGTGCGGTGGGGTGCCGTCAGCGGCGTGGTCACCGGGCTGCTGATCGCCGCCGTCAGCCCGTGGGTCGGGCACCTCTTCACCGGCGACGACGCGGTCACGGACCTGCTGGTCCCCGTGCTGCTGGTGGTCGCGCTCGGCCAGCCGGTCGCGGGCGTCGTCTTCGTCCTCGACGGGGTGCTGATCGGCGCCGGCGACGGTCGCTACCTCGCCCGCGCGGGCCTGGTCACCCTGGTCGCCTATGCGCCGGTGGCGCTGCTGCTGGCGGCGTACTCCGCCGGCCTGGTCGCGATCTGGGTCGCGTTCTGCTCCGTCTTCATGGGCGCCCGGCTCGTGGTGCTCGTACGCCGGGCCCAGGGTGACGCGTGGCTGGTGACGGGCGCCTGA
- the dnaB gene encoding replicative DNA helicase — protein MSVAEQDSRGFSDPPLEDWGDGPAPYAPGERPQRPGDRTPPQDMAAEQSVLGSMLISKDAIADVTEVIRAADFYRPSHETIHDTIVDLYGRGEPVDMVTVAAELQRRGELQRIGGAPYLHTLSANVPIAANAGYYAEIVREKAMLRKLVDAGTKIVQIGYAGEGQVDDIVDQAQAEVYKITDKRATEDFAPLSDIMDGVLDEIEAISNREAGLYGVPTGFADLDDLTNGLHSGQMIIVAARPAMGKSTLALDLCRAASIHNNLTSVFFSLEMTRSEITMRLLSAEAKVPLNHIRNGNMNDDDWAKLARKMGEISSAPMFIDDSPNMTMMEIRAKARRLKQRHDLKLIVIDYMQLMSSGKKVESRQLEVSEFSRQIKLLAKELELPIIALSQLNRGPEQRGDKRPMMSDLRESGSLEQDADMVILLHRDDVYEKESTRPGEADLIVAKHRNGPTRDITVAFQGHYSRFVDMAH, from the coding sequence ATGAGCGTCGCCGAGCAGGACTCCCGAGGGTTCTCGGATCCTCCCCTGGAGGACTGGGGGGACGGTCCCGCGCCGTACGCCCCCGGCGAGCGGCCCCAGCGGCCGGGAGACCGGACGCCGCCGCAGGACATGGCGGCCGAGCAGTCCGTGCTCGGGTCGATGCTGATCTCGAAGGACGCGATCGCCGACGTCACCGAGGTGATCCGCGCCGCTGACTTCTACCGGCCCTCCCACGAGACCATCCACGACACGATCGTCGACCTCTACGGCCGCGGCGAGCCGGTCGACATGGTGACCGTCGCCGCCGAGCTCCAGCGCCGCGGCGAGCTCCAGCGGATCGGCGGCGCGCCGTACCTCCACACGCTCTCGGCCAACGTCCCGATCGCCGCCAACGCCGGCTACTACGCCGAGATCGTCCGCGAGAAGGCGATGCTCCGCAAGCTCGTCGACGCGGGCACCAAGATCGTGCAGATCGGGTACGCCGGCGAGGGGCAGGTGGACGACATCGTCGACCAGGCCCAGGCCGAGGTCTACAAGATCACCGACAAGCGCGCGACCGAGGACTTCGCCCCGCTCAGCGACATCATGGACGGCGTCCTCGACGAGATCGAGGCGATCTCCAACCGCGAGGCGGGCCTGTACGGCGTGCCCACCGGCTTCGCCGACCTCGACGACCTGACCAATGGCCTGCACTCCGGTCAGATGATCATCGTCGCGGCGCGCCCCGCCATGGGCAAGTCGACGCTGGCGCTGGACCTGTGCCGGGCGGCGTCGATCCACAACAACCTGACCAGCGTCTTCTTCAGCCTCGAGATGACGCGCTCCGAGATCACCATGCGCCTGCTGTCGGCCGAGGCGAAGGTGCCGCTCAACCACATCCGCAACGGCAACATGAACGACGACGACTGGGCCAAGCTGGCCCGCAAGATGGGCGAGATCTCGTCGGCGCCGATGTTCATCGACGACTCGCCCAACATGACGATGATGGAGATCCGGGCCAAGGCCCGCCGGCTCAAGCAGCGCCACGACCTCAAGCTGATCGTCATCGACTACATGCAGCTGATGTCGTCCGGCAAGAAGGTCGAGTCCCGCCAGCTCGAGGTCTCGGAGTTCTCCCGGCAGATCAAGCTGCTGGCCAAGGAGCTCGAGCTCCCGATCATCGCGCTCTCCCAGCTCAACCGTGGTCCCGAGCAGCGCGGCGACAAGCGCCCGATGATGAGCGACCTGCGTGAGTCGGGCTCGCTGGAGCAGGACGCCGACATGGTGATCCTGCTGCACCGCGACGACGTCTACGAGAAGGAGTCGACCCGTCCCGGCGAGGCCGACCTGATCGTCGCCAAGCACCGCAACGGCCCGACCCGCGACATCACCGTGGCCTTCCAGGGCCACTACTCACGCTTCGTCGACATGGCGCACTGA
- a CDS encoding sulfotransferase domain-containing protein: MRSGTTWLTKMLCQHPKMSLAVNGKKEQWLLNRVALGEVPLNEYLELFPRDGLLRGEWSPRYLWLMHTATAAAQLPQDCVFLCVLRDPIERYASHQRLASMRRRERHSARWAPAIAAGLGTYLGLYADQLDSWRRMVGSRLLVVSYESLAGDPLTHCSIIWNKLGLSPEPLPQDALTERVSASADGLWEWPDQFRSTLRDLYLPQLDRLARDYDVDTSSWLNFNDLD, encoded by the coding sequence ATGCGGAGCGGCACGACTTGGCTCACTAAAATGCTGTGCCAGCACCCGAAGATGTCCCTCGCCGTCAACGGTAAGAAAGAGCAGTGGCTTCTCAATCGTGTTGCTTTGGGTGAGGTGCCACTGAACGAATACCTGGAACTATTTCCACGTGACGGCTTGCTCCGGGGAGAGTGGAGTCCGCGATACCTGTGGCTGATGCACACGGCGACTGCCGCCGCCCAGCTACCTCAAGACTGTGTCTTTCTGTGCGTTCTGCGCGACCCGATCGAGCGGTACGCCTCTCACCAGCGTCTGGCATCAATGCGTAGGAGGGAAAGACATTCTGCCAGGTGGGCTCCCGCAATCGCGGCCGGCCTCGGCACCTACTTAGGGCTTTACGCGGACCAGCTGGATTCGTGGAGGCGTATGGTCGGGAGCCGGCTGCTGGTCGTCAGCTACGAGTCTCTCGCTGGCGACCCGCTGACGCACTGTTCGATAATCTGGAACAAATTAGGACTGAGCCCAGAGCCTCTGCCGCAAGACGCACTGACGGAACGCGTCTCCGCAAGCGCGGACGGGCTGTGGGAATGGCCGGACCAGTTCCGGTCCACTCTCCGGGACCTCTATTTGCCGCAGTTGGATCGTCTCGCTCGGGACTATGACGTGGACACGTCCTCATGGCTCAACTTCAACGATCTCGATTGA
- a CDS encoding DUF1684 domain-containing protein — MAKSVTSALTLVDWRTRVASLYAAVRAESDPAEGHRLWRETRAELFATHPQSPTSGWDDPRQEIAYWPYDPALRFELPVLAAEPDERDVDGGDDGSVTMQRIGRVELPDPVAGSLDVWWLHQYGGGIFVPLRDGTAGHGSYGAGRYLLDTAKGSWFGGDDEHLVLDLNFAYHPSCRYDDRWRCPLAPAGNTIEARVEAGERL; from the coding sequence ATGGCCAAGTCCGTGACGTCCGCCCTCACCCTCGTCGACTGGCGCACCCGGGTGGCCAGCCTCTACGCCGCCGTACGCGCCGAGAGCGATCCTGCCGAGGGGCACCGGCTCTGGCGCGAGACGCGCGCCGAGCTCTTCGCCACCCACCCGCAGAGCCCGACGTCCGGGTGGGACGACCCCCGCCAGGAGATCGCGTACTGGCCCTACGACCCCGCCCTCCGCTTCGAGCTGCCCGTCCTCGCGGCCGAGCCCGACGAGCGCGACGTCGACGGTGGCGACGACGGCTCCGTGACGATGCAGCGCATCGGCCGCGTCGAGCTGCCCGATCCCGTGGCCGGGAGCCTCGACGTCTGGTGGCTGCACCAGTACGGCGGCGGCATCTTCGTCCCGCTCCGCGACGGCACCGCCGGCCACGGGTCGTACGGCGCCGGCCGCTACCTGCTCGACACCGCCAAGGGCTCCTGGTTCGGCGGCGACGACGAGCACCTGGTGCTCGACCTCAACTTCGCCTACCACCCGTCCTGCCGCTACGACGACCGCTGGCGCTGCCCGCTCGCGCCCGCCGGCAACACGATCGAGGCCCGGGTCGAGGCGGGCGAGCGGCTCTGA